A genome region from Bacteroides stercoris ATCC 43183 includes the following:
- a CDS encoding ABC-F family ATP-binding cassette domain-containing protein produces MAAVNSILQVENLTKSFGDLVLFENISFGLSEGQRVGLIAKNGSGKSTLLNILSGKEGYDGGTISFRRDIRVGYLEQDPQYPEELTVLEACFHHGNSTVELIKEYERCMETEGHPGLDEILVRMDHEKAWEYEQKAKQILSQLKIRDFNQQVKSLSGGQLKRVALANTLITEPDLLILDEPTNHLDLDMTEWLEDYLRRTNLTLLMVTHDRYFLDRVCSEIIEIDNRRIYQYKGNYSYYLEKREERIEAKTVEIERANNLYRTELEWMRRMPQARGHKARYREDAFYELEKVAKQRFNNDNVKLDVKASYIGSKIFEADHLYKSFGDLKILDDFSYIFARYEKMGIVGNNGTGKSTFIKILMGQELADSGTLDIGETVRFGYYSQEGLQFDEQMKVIDVVQDIAEVIELGNGKRLTASQFLQHFLFTPETQHSYVYKLSGGERRRLYLCTVLMRNPNFLVLDEPTNDLDIVTLNVLEEYLQNFKGCVIVVSHDRYFMDKVVDHLLVFNGQGDIRDFPGNYTQYRDWKDVKAAQEKEKEKEAAKTQEEKTAKVRLNEKRRMSFKEKREFEQLEQEIAALEAEKQSIEEALCSGALSVEELTEKSKRLPELTDLIDEKTMRWLELSEIESN; encoded by the coding sequence TTGGCAGCAGTAAATTCAATCCTTCAAGTGGAAAACCTGACTAAGTCGTTTGGCGACCTGGTACTATTCGAGAATATATCCTTTGGTTTGTCCGAAGGGCAACGGGTGGGGCTTATTGCCAAGAATGGCAGCGGCAAGTCCACACTGCTTAATATCCTTTCCGGAAAAGAAGGCTATGACGGCGGTACAATCTCTTTCAGACGTGATATACGTGTCGGCTATCTGGAACAAGACCCTCAATATCCGGAAGAGCTGACTGTGTTGGAAGCATGTTTTCATCATGGCAACAGTACCGTAGAGCTGATAAAGGAGTATGAACGTTGCATGGAGACGGAAGGGCATCCCGGTTTGGATGAAATTCTGGTGCGCATGGACCATGAGAAGGCCTGGGAGTATGAGCAGAAAGCCAAACAAATTCTTTCTCAACTCAAAATCCGCGATTTCAATCAGCAGGTGAAGTCTCTGTCCGGCGGACAATTGAAACGTGTGGCGCTTGCCAATACGCTTATCACCGAACCCGATCTCCTTATATTGGATGAGCCTACCAACCACCTCGACCTTGATATGACCGAATGGCTGGAAGATTATCTGCGCCGTACCAACCTCACTCTGCTGATGGTGACGCACGACCGCTACTTCCTCGACCGCGTCTGCTCGGAGATAATCGAGATAGACAATCGCCGTATATACCAGTACAAGGGCAATTACAGCTATTATCTGGAAAAACGCGAAGAGCGCATCGAAGCCAAGACCGTAGAGATAGAACGCGCCAATAACCTGTATCGTACGGAGCTTGAATGGATGCGGCGTATGCCGCAAGCCAGAGGGCATAAGGCACGTTACCGGGAAGATGCTTTTTATGAATTGGAGAAGGTAGCCAAGCAACGTTTCAATAACGATAATGTAAAGCTGGATGTAAAGGCATCCTATATTGGCAGCAAGATATTCGAGGCAGACCACCTCTATAAGTCCTTTGGCGACTTGAAGATACTGGATGATTTCTCCTACATCTTCGCCCGCTATGAGAAGATGGGCATCGTGGGGAATAACGGTACGGGAAAGTCCACCTTCATCAAGATACTGATGGGACAGGAGTTGGCGGATAGTGGTACGCTGGACATCGGCGAAACCGTCCGTTTCGGCTATTATTCGCAGGAGGGTTTGCAGTTTGACGAGCAGATGAAAGTCATCGATGTGGTGCAGGACATTGCGGAAGTGATAGAGCTGGGTAACGGCAAGCGTCTGACGGCATCGCAGTTTTTGCAACATTTCCTCTTTACGCCTGAAACGCAGCACAGCTATGTCTATAAGCTGAGCGGTGGCGAGCGCCGCCGTCTCTATCTGTGTACGGTGCTGATGCGCAATCCTAATTTCCTGGTTCTGGACGAGCCTACCAACGACCTGGACATCGTTACGCTGAACGTATTGGAAGAGTACTTGCAGAACTTCAAGGGATGTGTGATTGTGGTGAGCCACGATCGCTACTTCATGGATAAGGTGGTGGACCACTTGCTGGTGTTTAACGGGCAGGGAGACATCCGCGATTTCCCCGGCAACTATACGCAGTATCGCGATTGGAAAGATGTGAAAGCCGCCCAAGAGAAGGAAAAGGAAAAAGAAGCGGCTAAAACTCAGGAAGAAAAGACTGCGAAAGTGCGTCTGAATGAAAAGCGCCGTATGTCTTTCAAGGAGAAGCGCGAATTTGAACAACTCGAACAGGAGATTGCGGCATTGGAAGCCGAAAAGCAATCCATTGAAGAGGCGTTGTGCAGCGGTGCGCTATCCGTAGAGGAATTGACGGAGAAGTCAAAACGCTTGCCGGAACTGACGGACTTGATTGATGAAAAGACCATGCGCTGGCTGGAACTGAGCGAGATAGAGTCGAACTGA
- a CDS encoding thioredoxin family protein, whose protein sequence is MKKIITMAVLIFSSMLTYACTGGAEQKQAETQKTAQEGSVIVMNKAMFIKDIFDYEKSKEWKYKGDKPAIIDLYADWCGPCRMTAPIMKELAKEYAGKIVIYKVNVDKEKELAALFNATSIPLFVFIPMQGEPQLFRGAADKATYKKAIDEFLLKK, encoded by the coding sequence ATGAAGAAAATCATAACCATGGCGGTTCTCATCTTCTCAAGCATGCTGACTTATGCTTGCACCGGTGGAGCCGAACAGAAACAAGCTGAAACGCAAAAGACTGCCCAGGAGGGTAGCGTAATCGTAATGAACAAAGCCATGTTCATCAAGGATATATTCGATTACGAGAAGTCCAAAGAGTGGAAATATAAAGGCGACAAACCCGCCATCATCGACTTATATGCCGACTGGTGCGGACCTTGCCGGATGACAGCGCCTATTATGAAGGAACTGGCGAAAGAATATGCCGGGAAAATCGTAATATACAAAGTCAATGTGGATAAGGAGAAAGAACTGGCAGCCTTGTTCAACGCCACCAGTATTCCTCTGTTTGTCTTTATTCCGATGCAGGGCGAACCCCAGTTATTCCGCGGAGCTGCCGATAAGGCAACCTACAAAAAGGCTATCGATGAGTTCCTGTTGAAGAAATAA
- the trxA gene encoding thioredoxin produces MEKFEELIQSEKPVLVDFFATWCGPCKAMHPVLEALKGEIGDRARIAKIDVDQHEELAASYRIQMVPTFILFRKGEALWRHSGVISGKELKAIIEQNS; encoded by the coding sequence ATGGAGAAATTTGAAGAATTAATACAATCGGAAAAACCTGTTTTAGTAGACTTTTTTGCTACCTGGTGCGGACCTTGTAAAGCCATGCACCCCGTGCTGGAAGCATTGAAAGGCGAAATCGGCGACAGAGCGCGTATTGCAAAAATCGATGTAGACCAGCATGAAGAATTGGCTGCAAGCTATCGTATACAGATGGTTCCTACCTTTATCCTGTTCAGAAAGGGTGAAGCTTTGTGGCGTCATTCGGGGGTAATCAGCGGTAAGGAACTTAAAGCCATTATCGAACAAAACTCATAA
- a CDS encoding histidinol-phosphatase has translation MSRSKNLTNYHSHSLYCDGRASMEDFVRFALSEGFTSYGFSSHAPLPFSTAWTMEWDRMNDYQAEFHRIKEKYAGKIELYLGLEIDYLNEESNPSAARFRELPLDYRIGSVHMLYNERGEVVDVDVPADVFRQIVDKQFGGDLEQVVRLYYGRLRRMLELGGFDVVGHADKMHYNAACYRPGLLDEVWYDTLVKEYFEDIAARGYQVEINTKSYHDLGTFYPNGRYFPLLRGLGIRVQVNSDSHYPERINSGRPEALRALKQAGYETVMEMYNGVWQEMPIVL, from the coding sequence ATGAGCAGAAGCAAGAATCTGACGAACTATCATAGTCACAGCCTGTATTGTGACGGACGTGCCAGCATGGAAGATTTCGTGCGGTTTGCCTTGAGCGAGGGATTTACTTCGTATGGCTTTTCATCCCATGCCCCGTTGCCTTTTTCTACGGCATGGACTATGGAGTGGGACCGTATGAACGACTATCAGGCCGAATTTCATCGGATAAAGGAAAAGTATGCCGGAAAGATAGAACTTTATCTCGGCTTGGAAATAGATTATTTAAATGAAGAGAGCAATCCGTCTGCTGCCCGTTTTCGTGAACTGCCGCTGGATTATCGCATCGGTTCCGTGCACATGCTGTATAATGAACGGGGCGAAGTGGTGGATGTGGATGTTCCGGCCGATGTTTTCAGGCAGATAGTAGATAAGCAGTTTGGCGGCGACTTGGAGCAGGTGGTGCGCTTGTACTACGGACGGTTGAGGCGTATGCTGGAGTTGGGCGGGTTCGATGTAGTGGGACATGCGGACAAGATGCACTATAATGCTGCTTGCTATCGTCCCGGTCTGCTCGACGAGGTTTGGTATGATACGCTCGTGAAAGAGTATTTTGAAGACATTGCCGCACGAGGCTATCAGGTGGAAATCAATACCAAGTCTTACCATGATTTGGGCACTTTCTATCCCAACGGACGTTATTTCCCGTTATTGCGTGGTTTGGGTATCCGCGTTCAGGTCAATAGCGACTCTCACTATCCGGAGCGGATTAACAGCGGTCGCCCGGAAGCATTGCGGGCATTAAAGCAGGCAGGGTATGAAACTGTGATGGAGATGTACAACGGGGTATGGCAGGAGATGCCGATAGTATTATAA
- a CDS encoding SusD/RagB family nutrient-binding outer membrane lipoprotein: MKKLIHIALGLALVFGMSSCEDYLDVNTDPDNPVSETVSPQLRLPWIQNYYAYAWGTASMRTNTIAGIMTQTGGTAANSLLSSWNPAQSSCTTIYQNFYLGAGVNIDPLIEKAEAEGAYHYEGAAYCIKAMGFMMMLDLHGELPVQEAFTGKTNPAYDDGKTMYELCMGYLDKAIENFGKQQNTTAPALSAGDLWNGGEVSRWLKLCYGLKARYLLKLSKKEDLYDPEAILTALNSAPQSNDDNTIMKHYNVEGDEVNFTVSDPYQASVIWDCTGYGSTQRLTRWYVNLLTNEFTGGSGVKDPRLSKLVPAMMTNVKLNADGKITANEWIRDAGVDVIHSTTRAEGGPVAALFVTGGETGYNKEKGGFMITYDLSKADNETKTKFIADAQAIHQTTVDGNNVTVLYQKGAAYCNNKDYKRAGDTIYVNLRSNGMANSGRNTTDMYYYTDAKSDYVGGTGTFYARPNSDSDILTYSEMCFIKAEVLFRKGDTDGALDAYQKGIKANFDRMQAKLKSWEAEGTKNPDQKPMDEGEISTYMASSSVCQNAASLTLFEIMRQKIIALGINTENWNDMRRLDYDYVDYDRPQDFTAVSKIVGTSKNEPTYWFRRFSQSTHESNYNLTQLKASNKQAMTDPIWSCPVWWDCATDNEYYGYIK; this comes from the coding sequence ATGAAGAAACTAATACATATTGCACTTGGCTTGGCGCTTGTGTTCGGCATGTCTTCTTGCGAGGACTACCTGGATGTGAATACAGATCCGGATAATCCGGTTTCCGAAACCGTATCACCGCAGCTTCGCCTGCCGTGGATACAGAACTATTATGCTTACGCATGGGGTACAGCCAGTATGCGTACCAATACGATTGCCGGTATCATGACACAGACTGGCGGCACGGCTGCTAACAGCCTCTTGTCATCATGGAATCCTGCCCAAAGTTCATGTACCACTATTTATCAGAATTTTTATCTGGGTGCAGGTGTAAATATCGATCCTTTGATAGAGAAGGCGGAAGCGGAAGGAGCTTATCATTATGAAGGTGCAGCTTATTGCATTAAGGCGATGGGATTTATGATGATGCTCGACTTGCATGGCGAGCTGCCTGTTCAGGAAGCGTTTACCGGTAAGACCAATCCGGCCTATGATGACGGTAAAACCATGTATGAACTCTGTATGGGGTATCTGGACAAAGCTATCGAGAATTTTGGCAAGCAGCAGAACACTACGGCTCCCGCATTGAGTGCAGGCGATTTATGGAATGGCGGAGAGGTTTCCAGGTGGCTGAAATTATGTTACGGTCTGAAAGCCCGTTATTTGCTGAAATTATCCAAGAAAGAGGATTTGTATGATCCGGAGGCTATTTTGACGGCATTGAACTCTGCTCCTCAATCGAATGATGACAACACCATTATGAAACATTATAATGTGGAAGGGGATGAGGTTAATTTTACGGTGAGCGACCCTTATCAGGCTTCCGTTATTTGGGATTGTACCGGATATGGTTCGACACAACGTCTGACGCGCTGGTATGTTAATCTGTTGACTAATGAATTTACAGGCGGTTCGGGTGTGAAAGACCCTCGTTTGTCAAAGCTTGTTCCTGCCATGATGACAAATGTGAAACTGAATGCTGATGGTAAAATAACGGCTAATGAATGGATTCGTGATGCCGGGGTGGATGTGATACATTCCACTACACGCGCAGAAGGCGGTCCGGTAGCTGCTTTGTTTGTAACGGGTGGAGAAACCGGTTATAATAAGGAAAAAGGCGGATTTATGATAACTTATGATTTATCCAAAGCGGATAATGAAACAAAGACGAAATTTATTGCTGATGCTCAGGCCATACACCAGACAACGGTCGACGGCAACAATGTGACCGTGCTTTATCAAAAGGGGGCTGCATATTGCAATAATAAGGATTATAAGCGTGCAGGTGATACTATTTATGTAAATTTACGTTCTAACGGTATGGCCAATAGCGGGCGAAACACTACGGATATGTATTACTATACCGATGCGAAATCAGACTATGTGGGCGGTACGGGTACATTCTATGCACGTCCTAATTCAGATTCCGATATTCTTACTTATTCGGAAATGTGCTTTATCAAGGCGGAAGTCCTTTTCCGCAAAGGAGATACCGATGGTGCATTGGATGCCTATCAAAAAGGCATAAAGGCAAACTTTGACCGTATGCAGGCTAAATTGAAATCATGGGAAGCCGAAGGAACAAAGAATCCGGATCAGAAGCCGATGGATGAAGGTGAAATCAGTACTTATATGGCAAGTTCTTCCGTATGTCAGAATGCTGCTAGTCTGACCTTGTTCGAGATTATGCGTCAGAAGATTATCGCATTGGGTATCAATACCGAAAATTGGAATGATATGCGCCGTTTGGATTATGACTATGTGGATTACGACCGTCCGCAGGATTTCACGGCTGTCAGCAAGATTGTAGGTACTTCTAAGAATGAGCCTACTTATTGGTTCCGTCGTTTCAGCCAGAGTACTCATGAGAGCAACTATAATCTGACTCAGCTAAAGGCATCCAACAAACAAGCCATGACAGACCCGATTTGGTCGTGTCCGGTTTGGTGGGATTGTGCAACAGATAATGAGTATTACGGTTACATTAAGTAG
- a CDS encoding SusC/RagA family TonB-linked outer membrane protein, giving the protein MKRNYCLSLVLLALLGMSVPYSVVAADNALSSQSTQQAKTITGKVVDVAGEPIIGASVLVKGSSTGSVTDIDGKFSVEAPVGSTLVVSFVGYATEEVKVGTASDYTVTLKDDTQSLSEVVVTAMGIKKEKKALGYSVSDINSKELMKNKQTNVVNSLAGKIPGVNITQAGGAAGAGSNIVIRGGNSASESRDNQPLFVVDGIIYDNSTVNTGNSGTDGMTKTATTFSNRVMDINPEDIESMSVLKGAAAAALYGSRAANGVIIITTKKGEEGAVRVNVSSKYTYSWANKLPEAQKQYGRGEYNTSGAFIDKTMDSWGDRIDGMAYDNIDDFFQGSSVWDNSVSVSGGSKNGSFYLSGSNYHQSGIIPTTGYDKTTFRFNGEQKYGILTVGANVSYSQASTDKTLTSAGLYGQGGNGAMTAVYGWPVDDQMSRYLNDDGSKYRILEGLQDLEDDVENPYWILNKNTLTDETSRFTGAVNASLKLTDWWDVSARAGIDKYTTSSNTLRRPGGAVKQIYQNGYMSKGDVNYQYITTNVMSNFHKTFGDFDLNLLVGTTTEATKTTNNTRWGYNFVTEGLYSFNNIIKANQYFKESTVRKRMVGLYGEFRASYKNLVYLTVTGRNDWSSTLPVNNRSYFYPSVSGSFVFTELLPKNNVLSFGKIRGSWARVGKDADAYSLGYYMWPVATLNGGKYGMGNSWTGGSVGLKPEIQDSYELGLEMRFFNGRLGFDYTYYQSKTKDQICAPRLAQSTGYIFLTLNGGSVENKGMELSITGKPIVTKDFQWETTLNLSGNRGRLGDFIDGVDIFYVTDAQVGAAKAGSIPNGGYFLGLTGNKYETAQGPDGKMYNVIDPSTGLYKDTQVETNIVGNREPKLIGGFNNSFSYKNFNLSFLFDIRLGGDIYNGTEYYLVTKGLSTKTINRESVSFTGVVNTGTAAKPSYETKTITYNANETYQVGNSTRSGKYMIQEYYKNYAKNAYNFITDTNWLRLRSISLSYDFKDLLKKQNIIKGLTATITGTNLFVWTNYKGMDPETCVSGSGTGGSGSAGIDYCGVPATAGMSFGINLTF; this is encoded by the coding sequence ATGAAAAGAAATTATTGCTTATCATTAGTGTTGCTTGCATTGCTTGGGATGTCTGTGCCATATTCGGTTGTTGCTGCTGATAATGCGCTAAGTTCCCAAAGTACTCAGCAAGCCAAAACAATCACAGGTAAAGTAGTGGATGTTGCAGGCGAACCGATTATTGGAGCCAGTGTATTGGTGAAAGGTTCCAGTACAGGTTCTGTTACTGACATCGATGGAAAATTCTCGGTAGAAGCTCCAGTGGGTAGCACATTGGTAGTCTCATTTGTTGGATATGCTACGGAAGAAGTGAAGGTAGGAACGGCAAGCGACTATACGGTTACCCTGAAAGATGATACCCAGTCATTGAGTGAAGTTGTTGTAACGGCTATGGGCATTAAGAAAGAGAAAAAGGCGTTAGGTTATTCTGTTTCGGATATTAATTCCAAAGAGTTAATGAAGAACAAGCAAACGAATGTGGTAAACTCTTTGGCTGGTAAAATCCCCGGTGTGAATATTACGCAGGCGGGTGGTGCTGCGGGTGCCGGTTCCAATATTGTAATTCGTGGCGGTAACTCTGCCAGCGAATCTCGTGATAACCAGCCCTTGTTTGTTGTAGACGGTATTATCTATGATAACTCTACAGTAAATACCGGTAATTCCGGTACGGATGGCATGACGAAAACTGCAACTACTTTCAGCAACCGCGTAATGGATATTAACCCTGAAGACATTGAGAGCATGTCCGTGTTGAAAGGTGCTGCGGCTGCTGCGCTGTATGGCTCCCGTGCTGCTAATGGCGTTATTATCATTACGACCAAGAAAGGTGAAGAGGGTGCTGTAAGGGTGAATGTAAGCAGTAAATATACCTATTCATGGGCTAATAAATTACCGGAAGCTCAAAAACAGTATGGCCGTGGAGAATATAACACTTCTGGTGCTTTTATTGATAAGACGATGGATTCCTGGGGAGATCGGATTGATGGTATGGCTTATGATAATATAGATGATTTCTTTCAAGGAAGTAGTGTTTGGGATAATAGTGTAAGTGTGTCCGGCGGTAGTAAGAACGGTTCTTTCTATTTATCCGGTTCCAATTATCATCAGTCCGGCATTATCCCTACAACTGGTTATGACAAGACGACTTTCCGCTTTAATGGTGAACAGAAATATGGCATCCTGACAGTAGGAGCCAATGTTTCTTATTCGCAGGCAAGTACTGATAAGACACTGACCAGTGCAGGTTTGTACGGACAGGGCGGTAACGGTGCAATGACCGCTGTTTACGGATGGCCTGTCGACGATCAGATGAGTCGCTATCTGAATGATGATGGTAGTAAATACCGCATATTGGAGGGTTTGCAGGATTTGGAGGATGATGTTGAAAATCCGTATTGGATTCTGAATAAAAATACTTTGACGGACGAAACATCCCGTTTTACGGGTGCAGTCAACGCAAGCCTCAAACTGACAGACTGGTGGGATGTTTCCGCACGTGCGGGTATTGATAAGTACACTACCAGTTCCAATACGCTTCGGCGTCCGGGTGGTGCGGTCAAGCAGATATATCAGAACGGTTATATGTCCAAAGGTGATGTGAATTACCAATACATTACTACGAATGTGATGTCTAACTTCCATAAGACTTTCGGTGATTTTGATTTGAATCTTCTGGTAGGTACTACTACAGAAGCTACGAAGACAACGAATAACACCCGTTGGGGATATAATTTTGTAACGGAAGGGCTTTACAGTTTCAACAATATTATTAAAGCCAACCAGTATTTCAAAGAGAGTACGGTACGCAAACGCATGGTAGGCCTTTACGGTGAATTCCGTGCTTCGTACAAGAATCTTGTTTATCTGACAGTGACCGGACGTAACGACTGGTCTTCTACATTGCCGGTGAATAACCGTTCTTATTTTTATCCTTCCGTAAGCGGTTCGTTTGTGTTTACCGAACTGCTGCCGAAGAACAACGTACTTTCATTCGGTAAGATCCGCGGTTCATGGGCACGGGTAGGTAAAGATGCCGATGCCTATTCTTTGGGATACTATATGTGGCCGGTAGCTACGCTGAACGGTGGCAAATATGGTATGGGCAACAGTTGGACAGGCGGTAGTGTCGGTTTGAAACCTGAAATACAGGATTCTTATGAATTGGGTTTGGAAATGCGTTTCTTCAACGGACGTTTGGGCTTTGACTATACTTACTATCAAAGCAAGACGAAAGACCAGATTTGTGCACCGCGTTTGGCACAGTCTACGGGATACATTTTCCTTACGCTGAATGGCGGTTCGGTAGAAAATAAGGGTATGGAGCTCTCGATTACAGGTAAACCTATTGTAACGAAAGACTTCCAATGGGAAACGACATTGAATCTTTCCGGTAACCGTGGACGATTGGGAGATTTTATCGACGGTGTGGATATTTTCTATGTGACGGATGCGCAGGTCGGTGCAGCCAAAGCCGGTTCAATACCCAATGGCGGTTATTTTTTGGGATTGACGGGTAATAAGTATGAAACGGCTCAAGGGCCCGACGGCAAGATGTACAATGTTATCGACCCGTCTACAGGTTTGTATAAGGATACGCAAGTTGAAACCAATATTGTGGGTAACCGTGAACCGAAGCTGATAGGTGGTTTTAATAATAGTTTCAGCTATAAGAATTTCAACCTTTCTTTCTTGTTCGATATCCGTCTGGGAGGTGACATCTATAATGGGACCGAATACTATCTCGTGACGAAAGGATTGAGCACAAAGACAATAAACAGAGAATCCGTATCATTTACGGGTGTTGTCAATACGGGTACTGCTGCAAAACCGTCTTATGAAACCAAAACAATTACCTATAATGCCAATGAAACTTATCAGGTTGGTAACTCTACCCGTTCCGGCAAGTATATGATTCAGGAGTATTATAAGAATTATGCCAAGAACGCCTATAACTTTATAACTGACACCAATTGGCTGCGTTTGCGTTCTATTTCCTTGTCCTACGATTTCAAGGATTTGTTGAAGAAACAAAATATAATCAAGGGGCTGACTGCTACAATTACGGGAACTAATCTGTTTGTTTGGACAAACTACAAGGGTATGGATCCTGAAACATGCGTTTCAGGTTCCGGTACAGGTGGTTCCGGTTCTGCAGGTATCGACTATTGCGGTGTTCCGGCCACAGCCGGCATGTCGTTTGGCATTAATCTTACATTCTAA
- a CDS encoding DUF3805 domain-containing protein, protein MKQGKKYISPGAWFSMVYPADWNEFEDGEGSFLFYNPNEWTGNFRISAYKGDTAYGRESVKQELKENTSATLVKIGRLDCAYSKEMFEEEGTYYTSHLWIAGIDDVAFECSFTVRKGEPVAEAESIIASLEVRRAGQKYPAEIIPVRLSEIYRINEAYEWVCTTVKEQLKKDFQGQEEDIANMQQVIDSGSIGAKKKEVWLSLGITLCVILANEVDGLEWRTLIDGNREAPVLTSVAGNTVIDPMKLVWSKVKAGEPCNLAEVYRNLLS, encoded by the coding sequence ATGAAACAAGGTAAGAAATACATTTCTCCGGGAGCATGGTTCTCTATGGTTTATCCGGCAGACTGGAATGAATTTGAAGACGGGGAAGGCTCTTTCCTGTTTTATAATCCTAACGAGTGGACCGGTAATTTCCGTATATCGGCTTATAAGGGAGATACTGCATACGGCAGGGAATCTGTTAAGCAGGAACTCAAAGAGAATACTTCGGCCACACTTGTGAAAATAGGTCGTCTGGATTGTGCGTACAGTAAGGAGATGTTTGAGGAAGAAGGAACATACTACACTTCCCATCTCTGGATAGCTGGGATAGACGATGTTGCTTTTGAATGCTCGTTTACGGTGCGTAAGGGAGAGCCGGTGGCAGAGGCCGAAAGCATCATAGCTTCATTGGAAGTCCGTCGGGCCGGCCAAAAATATCCGGCAGAGATAATTCCGGTGCGCCTATCGGAAATTTACCGGATAAACGAAGCATACGAGTGGGTATGTACCACTGTAAAAGAGCAGTTGAAGAAAGACTTCCAGGGACAGGAAGAAGATATAGCCAATATGCAGCAGGTCATAGACAGCGGCAGCATAGGCGCCAAGAAAAAAGAGGTATGGTTGTCGCTGGGTATTACGCTTTGTGTGATTTTGGCTAATGAAGTAGACGGTTTGGAATGGCGTACGCTCATCGACGGCAATCGTGAAGCCCCTGTTCTGACGAGTGTTGCGGGCAATACCGTGATAGACCCGATGAAATTGGTATGGAGCAAAGTCAAAGCCGGAGAGCCCTGCAATCTTGCAGAGGTTTACCGGAATTTACTTTCATGA